From Triticum urartu cultivar G1812 chromosome 2, Tu2.1, whole genome shotgun sequence, a single genomic window includes:
- the LOC125534204 gene encoding uncharacterized protein LOC125534204 isoform X1 has product MAAVSGFSLARLLTNHRLPIPPGDLQLGEVSNYSWRRSQPAVICTNTSPGSIDLQLIASAAAAKVHIQSMLRQPPPPLSVADACNHVQPPTGRGHRGRATPRELELHHPQPLPLQVVHPTDHTIFFSSSVLLPLCF; this is encoded by the exons ATGGCAGCGGTGTCCGGGTTCAGTCTTGCTCGCCTCCTGACCAACCACCGCCTCCCCATCCCTCCGGGCGACCTGCAGCTGGGGGAGGTCTCGAACTACAGCTGGAGGAGGTCTCAACCTGCAG TGATTTGCACAAACACTTCACCTGGAAGTATTGACTTGCAGCTTATCGCGTCTGCCGCTGCCGCCAAGGTCCACATACAGTCGATGCTGCGGCAACCACCCCCGCCACTGTCTGTTGCCGATGCGTGCAACCACGTTCAGCCGCCCACTGGACGTGGGCACAGAGGCAGGGCCACGCCGAGGGAGCTCGAGCTCCACCACCCGCAGCCGCTTCCCCTGCAGGTTGTACACCCCACCGACCACACcatcttcttctcctcctctgtTCTCTTGCCTCTTTGCTTCTGA
- the LOC125534204 gene encoding uncharacterized protein LOC125534204 isoform X2 yields MAAVSGFSLARLLTNHRLPIPPGDLQLGEVSNYSWRRSQPAAYRVCRCRQGPHTVDAAATTPATVCCRCVQPRSAAHWTWAQRQGHAEGARAPPPAAASPAGCTPHRPHHLLLLLCSLASLLLKFKMF; encoded by the exons ATGGCAGCGGTGTCCGGGTTCAGTCTTGCTCGCCTCCTGACCAACCACCGCCTCCCCATCCCTCCGGGCGACCTGCAGCTGGGGGAGGTCTCGAACTACAGCTGGAGGAGGTCTCAACCTGCAG CTTATCGCGTCTGCCGCTGCCGCCAAGGTCCACATACAGTCGATGCTGCGGCAACCACCCCCGCCACTGTCTGTTGCCGATGCGTGCAACCACGTTCAGCCGCCCACTGGACGTGGGCACAGAGGCAGGGCCACGCCGAGGGAGCTCGAGCTCCACCACCCGCAGCCGCTTCCCCTGCAGGTTGTACACCCCACCGACCACACcatcttcttctcctcctctgtTCTCTTGCCTCTTTGCTTCTGAAGTTCAAGATGTTTTAA
- the LOC125534204 gene encoding uncharacterized protein LOC125534204 isoform X4: MAAVSGFSLARLLTNHRLPIPPGDLQLGEVSNYSWRRSQPAAYRVCRCRQGPHTVDAAATTPATVCCRCVQPRSAAHWTWAQRQGHAEGARAPPPAAASPAAEKQKAEVQR; the protein is encoded by the exons ATGGCAGCGGTGTCCGGGTTCAGTCTTGCTCGCCTCCTGACCAACCACCGCCTCCCCATCCCTCCGGGCGACCTGCAGCTGGGGGAGGTCTCGAACTACAGCTGGAGGAGGTCTCAACCTGCAG CTTATCGCGTCTGCCGCTGCCGCCAAGGTCCACATACAGTCGATGCTGCGGCAACCACCCCCGCCACTGTCTGTTGCCGATGCGTGCAACCACGTTCAGCCGCCCACTGGACGTGGGCACAGAGGCAGGGCCACGCCGAGGGAGCTCGAGCTCCACCACCCGCAGCCGCTTCCCCTGCAG CGGAAAAACAAAAGGCAGAAGTTCAAAGATGA
- the LOC125534204 gene encoding uncharacterized protein LOC125534204 isoform X3 translates to MAAVSGFSLARLLTNHRLPIPPGDLQLGEVSNYSWRRSQPAVICTNTSPGSIDLQLIASAAAAKVHIQSMLRQPPPPLSVADACNHVQPPTGRGHRGRATPRELELHHPQPLPLQRKNKRQKFKDEI, encoded by the exons ATGGCAGCGGTGTCCGGGTTCAGTCTTGCTCGCCTCCTGACCAACCACCGCCTCCCCATCCCTCCGGGCGACCTGCAGCTGGGGGAGGTCTCGAACTACAGCTGGAGGAGGTCTCAACCTGCAG TGATTTGCACAAACACTTCACCTGGAAGTATTGACTTGCAGCTTATCGCGTCTGCCGCTGCCGCCAAGGTCCACATACAGTCGATGCTGCGGCAACCACCCCCGCCACTGTCTGTTGCCGATGCGTGCAACCACGTTCAGCCGCCCACTGGACGTGGGCACAGAGGCAGGGCCACGCCGAGGGAGCTCGAGCTCCACCACCCGCAGCCGCTTCCCCTGCAG CGGAAAAACAAAAGGCAGAAGTTCAAAGATGAAATTTGA